In one Nocardioides sp. NBC_00368 genomic region, the following are encoded:
- a CDS encoding polyamine ABC transporter substrate-binding protein, which produces MSKPVNKNGNVRILASHAGARAIRQELSRRHFLSLAALAGAGVALSACGSDGGETSSAVEPGGGATGGPVEKSLSIYTWGDYDSPDVIDGFGKTGPKVTLDSYGSNEELISKLVAAKGTSGYDIVVPTGVYIPQLIENEIIVPLNKDLIPNIAKVDPQFLGQDWDPENEYSVCKCWGTTGFVYDTTVIKRDLATWNDFIDAMQNEASGKTSLLDDPQGISGLYFWANDIDWNTEDMADYDAYEAEAVEKWAPHIAGFDSYPATGAMQQNTFALMQNWNGDSRLGILEHKQPDRWKWVLPGPTTELWMDNWCIPTGAPHPEAAHAFLDYVLEPENSFLEMDYIGYNTGALGIEEMAKERKVELPEMIFFTEEQLATMKNGAVNEAQDRRTEVYDKLKAAASA; this is translated from the coding sequence ATGAGCAAGCCTGTCAACAAGAACGGCAACGTACGCATCCTGGCCAGCCATGCCGGCGCGCGAGCGATCCGCCAAGAGCTCTCCCGCCGCCACTTCCTGAGCCTGGCGGCTCTCGCCGGTGCAGGCGTCGCCCTGAGCGCCTGCGGCTCGGACGGCGGCGAGACGTCCAGCGCGGTCGAGCCGGGCGGCGGCGCGACCGGCGGGCCGGTGGAGAAGTCGCTCTCGATCTACACCTGGGGCGACTACGACTCCCCCGACGTGATCGACGGCTTCGGCAAGACCGGCCCGAAGGTGACCCTCGACTCCTACGGTTCCAACGAGGAGCTGATCTCCAAGCTGGTCGCGGCCAAGGGCACCAGCGGCTACGACATCGTCGTGCCGACCGGCGTCTACATCCCGCAGCTGATCGAGAACGAGATCATCGTCCCGCTCAACAAGGACCTGATCCCCAACATCGCCAAGGTCGACCCGCAGTTCCTCGGCCAGGACTGGGACCCGGAGAACGAGTACTCGGTGTGCAAGTGCTGGGGCACCACCGGGTTCGTCTACGACACCACCGTGATCAAGCGCGACCTGGCGACGTGGAACGACTTCATCGACGCGATGCAGAACGAGGCCTCGGGCAAGACCTCCCTGCTCGATGACCCGCAGGGTATCTCCGGCCTCTACTTCTGGGCCAACGACATCGACTGGAACACCGAGGACATGGCCGACTACGACGCCTACGAGGCCGAGGCGGTCGAGAAGTGGGCGCCGCACATCGCCGGCTTCGACTCCTACCCGGCCACCGGCGCGATGCAGCAGAACACCTTCGCGCTGATGCAGAACTGGAACGGCGACTCCCGCCTCGGCATCCTCGAGCACAAGCAGCCCGACCGCTGGAAGTGGGTGCTGCCCGGCCCGACGACCGAGCTGTGGATGGACAACTGGTGCATCCCGACCGGCGCCCCGCACCCCGAGGCCGCCCACGCGTTCCTCGACTACGTGCTGGAGCCGGAGAACTCCTTCCTGGAGATGGACTACATCGGCTACAACACCGGCGCGCTGGGCATCGAGGAGATGGCCAAGGAGCGCAAGGTCGAGCTGCCCGAGATGATCTTCTTCACCGAGGAGCAGCTCGCCACCATGAAGAACGGTGCGGTCAACGAGGCCCAGGACCGGCGTACGGAGGTCTACGACAAGCTGAAGGCCGCCGCCAGTGCCTAG
- a CDS encoding ABC transporter ATP-binding protein, protein MTTKATPDPSSGSVTISGLTKTYGQATAVDGLDLEIRAGEFISLLGPSGCGKTTTLRMIAGFEKPDSGSIVIGGRDVVRLAPYQRDVNTVFQAYALFPHKSVAENVAYGLQQRKTPRAEIRERVVEALRMVRMLDFADRSPTQLSGGQQQRVALARALVNRPSVLLLDEPLGALDRQLREEMQLELKLLQSRLGITFVFVTHDQGEALAMSDRIAIMRAGRIEQLADADTVYNQPASAYVAGFVGQQNFLQGEVSADGTTVETPFVVIEGPAKPDGRPGEPHQAAIRPELISIEPGTQAESLNSVAGEVLQVSPLGEVIQYLVKVTDETSLLIRRPTHGAVRLSPGDPVLCGWAAEDVRLFPLDTSIDPTTARSPQ, encoded by the coding sequence ATGACCACGAAAGCTACCCCGGACCCATCCTCCGGCTCGGTGACGATCAGCGGCCTGACCAAGACTTACGGCCAGGCCACGGCGGTCGACGGCCTCGACCTGGAGATCAGGGCCGGCGAGTTCATCTCGTTGCTCGGTCCTTCGGGCTGCGGCAAGACGACGACGCTGCGCATGATCGCCGGATTCGAGAAGCCCGACTCCGGCAGCATCGTGATCGGCGGCCGGGACGTGGTCCGGCTCGCGCCCTACCAGCGCGACGTGAACACGGTCTTCCAGGCGTACGCGCTGTTCCCGCACAAGTCGGTCGCGGAGAACGTCGCCTACGGCCTGCAGCAGCGCAAGACGCCTCGGGCGGAGATCCGCGAGCGCGTCGTCGAGGCGCTGCGGATGGTACGCATGCTCGACTTCGCCGACCGCTCACCGACCCAGCTCTCCGGCGGGCAGCAGCAGCGGGTGGCGCTCGCCCGGGCGCTGGTCAACCGCCCCAGCGTCCTCCTCCTCGACGAGCCGCTGGGCGCCCTGGACCGCCAGCTGCGCGAGGAGATGCAGCTCGAGCTCAAGCTCCTCCAGTCCCGCCTCGGGATCACCTTCGTCTTCGTGACCCACGACCAGGGCGAGGCGCTCGCGATGAGCGACCGGATCGCGATCATGCGCGCCGGGAGGATCGAGCAGCTCGCCGACGCCGACACCGTCTACAACCAGCCCGCCAGCGCCTACGTCGCCGGCTTCGTCGGCCAGCAGAACTTCCTCCAGGGTGAGGTCAGCGCCGACGGCACCACCGTCGAGACCCCCTTCGTGGTCATCGAGGGTCCTGCGAAGCCCGACGGGAGGCCCGGCGAGCCCCACCAGGCCGCGATCCGCCCGGAGCTGATCTCGATCGAGCCGGGGACACAGGCCGAGAGCCTCAACTCCGTCGCCGGCGAGGTCCTGCAGGTCTCCCCGCTGGGCGAGGTGATCCAGTACCTCGTCAAGGTCACCGACGAGACCAGCCTCCTCATCCGCCGCCCCACCCACGGCGCCGTCCGGCTCTCCCCCGGCGACCCGGTCCTCTGCGGCTGGGCCGCCGAGGACGTACGTCTCTTCCCCCTCGACACCTCAATCGACCCGACCACGGCTAGGAGCCCGCAATGA
- a CDS encoding Nif3-like dinuclear metal center hexameric protein codes for MPIAPTPPTLSAVISLLDDWYPPATADEWDAVGLVWGEPSQPVSKVLLAVDPTLPVAEEAAAWGADLVVVHHPLFLKGVHGFAPTTPKGRTLSTLVSARCALLTAHTNADQALGGVSESLALALGLSSLRPLVPGLTPDVGTGRAGTVEQTTLGAFAESVAAALPATAAGIRVAGDLDRPVSSVALCGGAGDFLLDQVTAYDVYVTSDLRHHPASEFCEKGGALIDIPHWAAEWTWLPVLARRLREAFGDTVETRVSEIVTDPWTKRIVNN; via the coding sequence ATGCCGATCGCGCCGACTCCGCCGACACTGTCTGCCGTCATCTCGCTGCTGGACGACTGGTATCCGCCCGCCACCGCCGACGAGTGGGATGCGGTCGGGCTGGTCTGGGGAGAACCCTCGCAGCCGGTCTCGAAGGTGCTCCTCGCCGTCGACCCGACCCTCCCGGTCGCCGAGGAGGCGGCCGCCTGGGGTGCGGACCTGGTCGTGGTCCATCATCCGCTCTTCCTGAAGGGCGTGCACGGGTTCGCGCCGACGACCCCCAAAGGGCGTACGCTCTCGACGCTCGTCTCCGCGCGGTGCGCGCTGCTGACCGCGCACACCAACGCCGACCAGGCGCTCGGCGGGGTCTCGGAGTCGCTGGCGCTCGCGCTCGGGCTGAGCTCGCTGCGGCCGCTGGTACCGGGGCTGACGCCTGACGTCGGCACGGGTCGCGCCGGGACGGTGGAGCAGACGACCCTGGGTGCCTTCGCCGAGTCGGTGGCCGCGGCACTGCCCGCGACCGCGGCCGGGATCCGGGTCGCCGGAGACCTCGACCGGCCGGTGTCCTCGGTGGCGCTGTGCGGCGGCGCGGGTGACTTCTTGCTCGACCAGGTGACTGCGTACGACGTGTACGTGACCAGCGATCTGCGCCACCACCCGGCCTCGGAGTTCTGTGAGAAGGGTGGTGCGCTGATCGACATTCCGCACTGGGCGGCCGAGTGGACCTGGTTGCCTGTGCTGGCGAGGCGACTTCGTGAGGCATTCGGGGATACGGTGGAGACCCGGGTCTCGGAGATCGTCACCGACCCGTGGACCAAGCGAATTGTGAACAACTGA
- a CDS encoding zinc ribbon domain-containing protein translates to MKLLDVCELDSRALQLRHRRAHLPQAAVVAELQASKKTTDDAVRDARVTRDDLERVQKKADADVEAVKTRRRRDQERMDSGAISSAKDLERMQHELATLDRRISVLEDEELEVMEQLEEAQSNVTRLEAELAEITEKLAVAVDSVNVETSKIDTELAAVAEERTPALEGIPEDLLALYSRLSEKMGVGAAELRARRCGGCNLQLDPAEISRIRGLAADEVVRCEECSRILVRTAESGL, encoded by the coding sequence GTGAAGCTGCTCGACGTCTGTGAGCTGGACTCGCGTGCGCTCCAGCTGCGCCACCGCCGTGCGCATCTGCCGCAGGCCGCCGTCGTGGCGGAGCTGCAGGCATCGAAGAAGACCACCGACGATGCCGTACGCGACGCCCGGGTCACCCGCGACGACCTCGAGCGGGTGCAGAAGAAGGCCGACGCCGATGTCGAGGCGGTCAAGACCCGCCGCCGGCGCGACCAGGAGCGGATGGACTCTGGGGCGATCAGCAGCGCCAAGGACCTCGAGCGCATGCAGCACGAGCTGGCCACCCTCGACCGCCGGATCTCGGTGCTCGAGGACGAGGAGCTCGAGGTCATGGAGCAGCTCGAGGAGGCTCAGTCGAACGTGACCCGGCTCGAGGCCGAGCTCGCCGAGATCACCGAGAAGCTGGCGGTCGCCGTCGACTCCGTCAACGTCGAGACCTCGAAGATCGACACCGAGCTGGCCGCGGTCGCCGAGGAGCGTACGCCGGCGCTCGAGGGCATCCCCGAGGACCTGCTCGCCCTCTACTCGCGCCTGAGCGAGAAGATGGGTGTCGGTGCCGCGGAGCTGCGTGCCCGGCGCTGCGGCGGCTGCAACCTCCAGCTCGACCCGGCCGAGATCTCCCGCATCCGCGGTCTCGCCGCCGACGAGGTCGTGCGCTGCGAGGAGTGCTCCCGCATCCTGGTCCGCACCGCCGAGTCCGGCCTGTGA
- a CDS encoding histidine phosphatase family protein, protein MSEKPARGWSAGAAATTLVLVRHGVTKHTAVKAFSGGLGGDNPPLTQEGREQVLLTAEWLKPLGSAVDAVVTSPVLRAAETGEILAGALGARLEEEPAFAEIEFGKWEGLTFAEVAQQYPEEMKTWMGATEVAPPGGESFDSAQARVLAGLSRVLEAHAGETVVVTSHVSPIKLIVAHALGTPIGGVFNMELSPASVTVVSFYADGRASMRLFNGLPLARDPFATGTF, encoded by the coding sequence GTGAGCGAGAAGCCTGCGCGGGGCTGGAGCGCCGGAGCGGCCGCGACGACCCTCGTCCTGGTACGCCACGGGGTCACCAAGCACACCGCCGTGAAGGCCTTCTCCGGCGGGCTCGGCGGCGACAACCCGCCGCTGACCCAGGAGGGCCGCGAGCAGGTGCTGCTGACCGCGGAGTGGCTCAAGCCGCTCGGGTCCGCGGTCGACGCGGTCGTCACCTCGCCGGTCCTGCGGGCCGCCGAGACCGGTGAGATCCTCGCCGGCGCGCTCGGCGCCCGGTTGGAGGAGGAGCCGGCGTTCGCGGAGATCGAGTTCGGGAAGTGGGAGGGGCTCACCTTCGCCGAGGTCGCCCAGCAGTACCCCGAGGAGATGAAGACCTGGATGGGCGCGACCGAGGTCGCGCCTCCCGGCGGTGAGTCGTTCGACTCCGCTCAGGCCCGGGTGCTCGCCGGGCTCTCGCGCGTGCTCGAGGCCCACGCGGGTGAGACGGTCGTGGTCACCTCCCACGTCTCGCCGATCAAGCTGATCGTCGCGCACGCGCTGGGCACGCCGATCGGCGGCGTCTTCAACATGGAGCTCTCGCCCGCCTCGGTGACCGTGGTGTCCTTCTACGCCGACGGCCGCGCCTCCATGCGCCTCTTCAACGGCCTCCCGCTCGCCCGCGACCCCTTCGCCACCGGCACCTTCTGA